In Streptomyces sp. NBC_01551, one DNA window encodes the following:
- the xseA gene encoding exodeoxyribonuclease VII large subunit translates to MGLNTSADAPLPVGQVSRLIGGWIDKLGQVWVEGQITQLSRRPGAGVVFLTLRDPSHDISLSVTCFRQVYDEVADAVTEGARVVVLAKPEWYAPRGQLSLRATEIRPVGIGELLARLEKLKRSLASEGLFALDRKKPLPFLPQLIGLVVGRASAAERDVLENARRRWPAVRFEVRNVAVQGVRAVPQVIQAVKELDALPEVDVIIVARGGGSVEDLLPFSDEEVVRTVAAARTPVVSAIGHEPDSPLLDLVADVRASTPTDAAKKVVPDVGEELDRVRQLQGRGLRAVRGLLDREERGLAHALARPVFVHPQRMVETREAEVEALLARSRRTLGHLLDRADSELTHTLARVVALSPAATLERGYAVLQRADGHVVRSPQDVAEGDELRARVAEGEFHVRVDGSRVNGSPQH, encoded by the coding sequence ATGGGTCTGAATACGTCGGCTGACGCGCCGCTGCCGGTCGGACAGGTGTCCCGGCTCATCGGGGGCTGGATCGACAAGCTCGGCCAGGTGTGGGTGGAAGGGCAGATCACGCAGCTCTCGCGGAGGCCGGGGGCGGGGGTGGTCTTCCTGACGCTGCGCGACCCGTCGCACGACATCTCGCTCAGCGTGACCTGCTTCCGGCAGGTCTACGACGAGGTCGCCGACGCCGTGACGGAGGGCGCGCGGGTCGTCGTACTGGCCAAGCCGGAGTGGTACGCCCCGCGCGGGCAGCTGTCCCTGCGGGCGACGGAGATACGGCCGGTCGGCATCGGCGAGCTGCTGGCCCGGCTGGAGAAGCTGAAGCGGTCGCTGGCCTCCGAGGGCCTGTTCGCGCTGGACCGCAAGAAGCCGCTGCCGTTCCTGCCGCAGCTGATCGGGCTGGTGGTGGGGCGGGCCTCGGCGGCCGAGCGGGACGTCCTGGAGAACGCCCGGCGGCGCTGGCCGGCGGTCCGCTTCGAGGTGCGCAACGTGGCGGTCCAGGGGGTGCGCGCGGTGCCCCAGGTGATCCAGGCGGTCAAGGAGCTCGACGCGCTGCCCGAGGTGGACGTGATCATCGTGGCGCGCGGCGGCGGCAGCGTGGAGGACCTGCTGCCGTTCTCCGACGAGGAGGTCGTACGGACGGTCGCGGCGGCCCGTACCCCGGTGGTCTCGGCGATCGGGCACGAGCCGGACTCCCCGCTGCTGGACCTGGTGGCGGACGTGCGGGCCTCCACGCCCACGGACGCCGCGAAGAAGGTGGTCCCGGACGTGGGCGAGGAGCTGGACCGCGTACGTCAGCTGCAGGGCCGGGGGCTGCGGGCGGTGCGGGGGCTGCTCGACCGGGAGGAGCGGGGGCTGGCGCACGCGCTCGCGCGCCCGGTGTTCGTCCACCCGCAGCGGATGGTGGAGACCCGGGAGGCCGAGGTCGAGGCGCTGCTGGCGCGCAGCCGGCGGACGCTGGGGCACCTGCTGGACCGGGCGGACTCGGAGCTCACGCACACCCTGGCCCGCGTGGTGGCGCTGTCCCCGGCGGCGACGCTGGAGCGGGGGTACGCGGTGCTCCAGCGGGCGGACGGGCACGTGGTGCGCTCGCCGCAGGACGTCGCGGAGGGCGACGAACTGCGCGCGCGGGTCGCGGAGGGCGAGTTTCACGTACGGGTCGACGGCTCGCGGGTCAACGGCTCGCCGCAGCACTGA
- the ppgK gene encoding polyphosphate--glucose phosphotransferase, which produces MQIFGVDIGGSGIKGAPVDLDRGDLAQERHKVLTPQPATPDGVAGCVVEVVRHFDWDGPVGVTFPGVVTGGVTRTAANMDKGWIGVDTAALLSARLDGRPVTVLNDADAAGVAEMTYGAGRGRSGTVILLTLGTGIGSALFTDGHLVANSELGHLELKGHDAEKRASVKAKEDEELSWEHWAHRLHKYLAHVEMLFSPDLFIIGGGVSRKPEKFLPLIEGIRAEIVPAKLQNNAGIVGAAMAAKPQA; this is translated from the coding sequence ATGCAGATCTTCGGCGTGGACATCGGCGGTTCCGGGATCAAGGGCGCTCCCGTGGACCTGGACCGTGGCGACCTGGCGCAGGAGCGCCACAAAGTACTGACACCGCAGCCGGCCACCCCCGACGGGGTGGCCGGCTGTGTCGTCGAGGTGGTGCGCCACTTCGACTGGGACGGGCCCGTGGGGGTGACCTTCCCCGGGGTCGTCACCGGCGGCGTCACGCGGACGGCCGCCAACATGGACAAGGGCTGGATCGGCGTCGACACGGCGGCGCTGCTCAGCGCCCGCCTCGACGGCCGTCCGGTGACGGTGCTGAACGACGCGGACGCCGCCGGGGTCGCGGAGATGACGTACGGGGCGGGGCGCGGCCGCTCCGGCACGGTCATCCTGCTGACCCTGGGTACCGGCATCGGCAGCGCGCTCTTCACGGACGGGCACCTGGTCGCGAACTCGGAGCTCGGGCACCTGGAGCTCAAGGGGCACGACGCGGAGAAGCGGGCGTCCGTCAAGGCCAAGGAGGACGAGGAGCTCAGCTGGGAGCACTGGGCGCACCGGCTGCACAAGTACCTCGCCCACGTGGAGATGCTGTTCTCCCCGGACCTGTTCATCATCGGGGGCGGGGTCAGCCGCAAGCCCGAGAAGTTCCTCCCGCTGATCGAGGGCATCCGGGCCGAGATCGTGCCGGCGAAGCTCCAGAACAACGCGGGCATCGTCGGGGCGGCGATGGCGGCGAAGCCGCAGGCGTAG
- a CDS encoding 4-hydroxy-3-methylbut-2-enyl diphosphate reductase yields MEPMTAPASRRVLLAAPRGYCAGVDRAVIAVEKALEQYGAPVYVRHEIVHNKYVVQTLEKKGAIFVERTEEVPEGSIVMFSAHGVAPVVHEEAARGKLATIDATCPLVTKVHKEAIRYANEDFDILLIGHEGHEEVIGTSGEAPDHITIVDGPHDVEKVQVRDESKVVWLSQTTLSVDETMETVDALKTKFPLLVSPPSDDICYATSNRQAAVKVMGADSDLVIVVGSKNSSNSIRLVEVALDAGARAAYLVDFASEIDEAWLEGVTTVGLTSGASVPEVLVEEVLEWLAQRGYADVEIVKTAEESIVFSLPKELRRDLRAEAARLIAEK; encoded by the coding sequence ATGGAGCCTATGACTGCTCCCGCTTCCCGCCGTGTCCTGCTCGCCGCTCCGCGCGGCTACTGCGCGGGCGTGGACCGAGCCGTGATCGCTGTCGAGAAGGCTCTCGAGCAGTACGGTGCGCCGGTCTATGTCCGCCACGAGATCGTGCACAACAAGTACGTCGTCCAGACGCTGGAGAAGAAGGGCGCCATCTTCGTCGAGCGGACGGAGGAGGTGCCCGAGGGCTCCATCGTGATGTTCTCCGCGCACGGCGTGGCCCCGGTGGTGCACGAGGAGGCGGCGCGCGGCAAGCTCGCGACGATCGACGCGACCTGCCCGCTGGTCACCAAGGTGCACAAGGAAGCGATCCGGTACGCGAACGAGGACTTCGACATCCTCCTCATCGGCCACGAGGGCCACGAGGAGGTCATCGGCACCTCCGGCGAGGCCCCGGACCACATCACGATCGTCGACGGCCCCCACGACGTGGAGAAGGTCCAGGTCAGGGACGAGTCGAAGGTCGTCTGGCTGTCGCAGACCACCCTCTCGGTCGACGAGACGATGGAGACGGTCGACGCGCTGAAGACCAAGTTCCCGCTGCTCGTCTCGCCGCCCAGCGACGACATCTGCTACGCCACCTCCAACCGCCAGGCCGCGGTCAAGGTGATGGGCGCCGACTCCGACCTGGTCATCGTCGTCGGCTCGAAGAACTCCTCGAACTCGATCCGGCTGGTCGAGGTCGCGCTCGACGCCGGCGCGCGCGCCGCGTACCTCGTCGACTTCGCGAGCGAGATCGACGAGGCCTGGCTGGAGGGCGTCACCACCGTCGGCCTGACCTCGGGCGCCTCGGTGCCGGAGGTGCTGGTCGAAGAGGTCCTGGAGTGGCTCGCGCAGCGCGGCTACGCGGACGTGGAGATCGTCAAGACGGCCGAGGAGTCCATCGTCTTCTCGCTGCCGAAGGAGCTGCGCCGCGACCTGCGCGCCGAAGCGGCCCGGCTGATCGCCGAGAAGTAG
- a CDS encoding APC family permease: MTSATEPATEQSALRRSLGFRDLVVYGLLFIAPMAPVGIFGTLDAKSHGAVALVYVFATIAMGFTAFSYAQMVRVAPQAGSVFTYARKGLGEGAGLIAGWMAMLDYLLIPAVAYLFSGIAMNALVPQVSRWVWTALAVVVTTLLNLWGVRAAARVGFAVLALEIAVLLVFVVAAVSVLVRGGAQRGWLSPLTGDGSLGFSTAAVLGAVSVAVLSYLGFDAIASFAEEVTGGSEKVARAVLFCLAMAGVLFVAQSYLAALLTPVSSAELAADPAQQGPAFYDAVEFSVGNWLHDLVAVSKAIGAAFAALAGQAAAGRLVFAMARERRLPRALAHTSDGTPRPALLVAATITLVAAVWAARRDDGLDHLVSVVDIGALVAFTLLHASVVGWFVVRRAEGPPIWWKHLVVPVLGAAVTVAVIVEASWTAQLVGAVWLVVGLCVLVAQRGRRAEGTPGDAL; encoded by the coding sequence ATGACGTCCGCTACCGAGCCCGCCACGGAGCAGTCCGCGCTGCGGCGGAGCCTCGGCTTCCGTGACCTGGTCGTCTACGGGCTGCTCTTCATCGCGCCGATGGCCCCCGTCGGGATCTTCGGGACCCTCGACGCCAAGTCGCACGGGGCCGTCGCGCTCGTGTACGTCTTCGCGACGATCGCGATGGGGTTCACGGCCTTCTCCTACGCCCAGATGGTGCGGGTCGCCCCGCAGGCCGGCTCGGTGTTCACGTACGCCCGCAAGGGCCTCGGCGAGGGGGCGGGGCTGATCGCCGGGTGGATGGCGATGCTCGACTACCTGCTGATCCCGGCCGTGGCGTACCTGTTCTCCGGGATCGCGATGAACGCGCTGGTGCCGCAGGTGTCGCGGTGGGTGTGGACGGCGCTGGCGGTGGTCGTGACGACCCTGCTGAACCTGTGGGGCGTACGGGCGGCCGCGCGGGTGGGGTTCGCCGTGCTGGCCCTGGAGATCGCGGTGCTGCTGGTGTTCGTCGTCGCGGCGGTGTCCGTGCTGGTGCGGGGCGGGGCGCAGCGCGGCTGGCTGTCCCCGCTGACCGGTGACGGCTCGCTGGGCTTCTCGACGGCGGCCGTACTGGGGGCGGTGTCGGTCGCGGTGCTCTCCTACCTGGGGTTCGACGCCATCGCCTCGTTCGCCGAGGAGGTGACGGGCGGCTCGGAGAAGGTGGCGCGGGCGGTGCTGTTCTGCCTGGCGATGGCCGGGGTGCTGTTCGTCGCGCAGAGCTACCTGGCGGCGCTGCTGACGCCGGTGTCCTCGGCGGAGCTGGCGGCCGATCCGGCGCAGCAGGGGCCGGCCTTCTACGACGCGGTGGAGTTCTCGGTCGGGAACTGGCTGCACGACCTGGTCGCCGTCAGCAAGGCGATCGGGGCGGCGTTCGCGGCGCTGGCCGGGCAGGCGGCGGCGGGCCGGCTGGTGTTCGCGATGGCCCGGGAGCGGCGGCTGCCGCGCGCCCTCGCGCACACCTCGGACGGCACGCCGCGGCCGGCCCTGCTGGTGGCGGCGACGATCACGCTGGTCGCGGCGGTGTGGGCGGCGCGCCGCGACGACGGCCTCGACCACCTGGTCTCGGTGGTCGACATCGGGGCGCTGGTGGCGTTCACCCTGCTGCATGCCTCGGTGGTCGGCTGGTTCGTGGTCCGGCGCGCCGAGGGACCGCCGATCTGGTGGAAGCACCTGGTGGTCCCGGTCCTGGGCGCGGCGGTGACCGTCGCGGTGATCGTCGAGGCGTCCTGGACGGCGCAGCTGGTGGGGGCGGTGTGGCTGGTGGTGGGCCTGTGCGTGCTGGTGGCCCAGCGCGGGCGACGCGCGGAGGGCACACCGGGCGACGCCCTCTGA